GGACGAGTCAGTCACCGATCAAGGCATGTTTCCGACCGGCGAAGTTAGTAGTCTCCGAAGCCAAATTAATGTTTATGTTATTCCATTTCAGCTGTCAAAGTCAACAAATGGCCACGTCCAGCTAATGAATACTTAAGGTAGACAAACATTTGAAGCAATTATCAAACCGTTTTTTAACTTTTTTAAAACAAATTCGCAAATCAAAACCCAATATGAAAATTTTCCCTTAACGATTTGAACTATTTTCAGAACGCACTTGACCGATTAAACCCGATTAAACTTGAACAATACAACCTGGGACAACTTGCAGATTATGGCCTCTTTCAGATAATTTATGACAAACCTATATGGCTATATTTGTACTTTGCATAGTACATGTCTATGTATAAATATATAAGTTATATTATATGAAATTATATTAAATAATATGTTAACAGAAAAAACATGATCAAATCATTTTTAAATTTTTTTTATTGTTTTAACAATAACAATCTTTTGTAGTTTCTATAATAACATTGTAAAATTGTTTTGATATCAATGATTATTTTGCTAAAAAGACAGCCAAAATATTATTATATTTGGCCACAAATTCAACAACTATGTTCGCTTTGTAATATATCTAAATTTATTACCATTCAAAATATAACAAAAATAAACGATAAAATATAACTTGTTTATTTATATTTAATTTGAAATAATTCCTTCCTCTCCTTTGTTCAGCTCACAAGTCACGATGTTCATCTGAACAACAAAACATGAAGTCAAACAAGCTCTAAATCGCCTGTAATGGAAGACAAGAAAGCAAACATAATCGCTACTCTAACCGTCTTATCCCTCCTCCTCGTCATAATAGCCGCCCGTGTTTATCTAAAACTCTCCAAACCCTTTTACCTCCTCGCCGGCGTCGATATCTCATTAATCCTCGCCGTGTTCTGCTTCCTCGTAATCCGAAGCCGTTACAACAGAGAGAGAAAGAACCTCGAGTCAAGATACATCTCCGAAGGCAGAGAGCTCAGAATCGAGTACAGCTTCCTCCGAAAAGTCGCCGGAGTACCAACCAAGTTCAAGCTCGAGGATCTCGAAGAAGCCACCGACGGGTTCAGAGTCCAGATCGGGAAAGGAGGATCAGGCTCGGTGTTCAAAGGAGTTTTAAAAGACGAAAGCCAAGTAGCTGTGAAGAGAATCGAAGGAGAAGAGAAAGGAGAAAGAGAGTTTAGGTCAGAGGTCGCCGCCATAGCTTCCGTGCAGCACAAGAATCTAGTTCGTCTTTACGGTTATTCATCAGCGAACCGTTACAGATTCTTAGTCTACGAATACATACCAAACTCGTCTCTCGATGTATGGATCTTCCCGGGAAAGAGAAGACTCGGAGTTGGAGGAGGATGTTGCTTGACGTGGGACCAAAGGTACCAAGTTGCAATAGATGTAGCGAAAGCCCTATCTTATCTTCACAATGATTGTCGGTCCAAGATCTTGCATCTTGACGTTAAGCCAGAGAACATTCTCCTCGACGAGGATTACAGAGCGGTGGTAACGGACTTCGGACTCTCAAAGCTGGTTGCCAGAGACGAGAGCCGAGTAGTAACTGAGATTCGCGGCACGTGCGGGTATCTAGCGCCAGAGTGGCTTCTAGAGCACGGTATCTCCGAGAAGTCTGACGTTTACAGCTACGGGATCGTGCTCCTAGAGATGATCGGAGGAAGGAGGAGTATAACGAGGGTAGAGAACAAGAGGACCAAGAAGAAGAAGTTGGAGTATTTTCCGAGGATTGTGAACCAGAAGATGAGAGAAAGGAGAGTGATGGAGATTGTGGATCAGCGGTTGATGGAAGCCAAGGAGGTTGATGATGAAGGGCAGGTGATGAAGCTGGTGTGTGTGGCTCTTTGGTGTATACAGGAGAAGGCTAAGAATAGGCCTGATATGGCTACGGTGATTGAGATGCTTGAAGGGAGAGTTACGGTGAATGAGCCGCCGGATTCTAAACTTGTTGTGGTCGATCTTTTGGCGGCAGCTGGTGGTGATGATGATGATGTTGATGATGTGACTACAGGTGTAAGAAGGGTTGTAGAGATGCCAAAATTGCATATTCAGAGGGGGAGGCATTTTCGTTTTCCGTCTGTTTGTTCTAGTATCATATCTCCAGTTTCTCCACGTTAGAGCTTTGGTTTGTTTCTTCGTTTGATATGTTAATAAGCACAACAAAACATAACCGGAACCTACTCTTTGTTTATATTTGGTTTTGTTCAAGTCTAAAACTTAGATTGCTTAGTGTTTTACACTCCAGCCTTTGATATGTACGTAGTAAGCACAACCCTTACATAACCAAGATTAGCAAATGAGCTGAGTCAATAAGCTATCATTGCCCAAGCACACATCAGCACAACTCCAAGTGAGAATGTGAGATTTATCTAATCTAGAATTTTGTATTATTGTTTCAAACCTATTAGGAAAACAATAGTACGTACTTGACACTTCTAATAATAACATCAATATTATGTAAAGCTCTTATTGGCAGTGCAAGGGTAGCTGATATTTAATTCATCTTCTTTTTATGAATGGATGTCAAATTTATTCATTCAAAAAACTTTTTTTTTTATAATGAATGCCTCTATAGTTTGAAGAAACTTAATTCATCTTAGCAATGGTATGAAAGTTTGATGTCTCTCTGTGCACTAGAAGTCGTCGCCTACTTTATTTAGTAGTAGTTTCTTTGTTTGTACATGACACATAAAGTTAAGAGAAGCAGCACATAAAGTTAAGAGAAGCAGCTCTTGTGGACTTTACCTCTACTGTACTTTTTTTTAGTATAGTAGAGTTAAAGTCACGAGAGCTGTTTTTTTTGTTGTCTAATATCATTCTATAGAGCACCTCTAACAATAAGTATGAAGAGGGGTTCTAAATATTAAAAAAAAAAAGAAAATTATATATATTTTTTTAATAATTTTGGTGTGATTTCATAGGCTTTCTAGACCCTAAGATTAATCACCAAGAGACCCATAGAAATCCGGATATACATGTTTTATTGACTTGTTCTAAACTAAGTTTTTAGAACCTATTAGTAACCATCTCATCATGTAAGAGAAAATTAATGTTTTTATTGACTTGGAAAAAAATAAAATACAATTGACAAATTATAATACTATTTTTTTTTTAGAAATTTATATGGTTTTTTATTGTTGGAGTTGTTTTAAGAACAGAGCAAAACATACATGTCATCATGTAAGAGAAAATTAATGTTTTTATTGACTTGAAAAAAAATAAAATACAATTGACAAATTATAATCCTAATTTTTTTTTTAGAAATTTATATGGTTTTTATTGTTGGAATTGTTCTAAAAACAGAACTAAGAGCAGCATTATTGCAGTATGTAAAACGGTTTTTTAGGCAAAAAGGTATGTGTGGGCTCCACCAATATTTTTAAAACGGTGACAAAAAACGTGAGTTGAGGACTGCTTCGGATGGATTTTGTGCACTGTTTGCGGGCCCCACCGACATGTGGTGGCCCGCAATTGGTGCAATTTTAATTTTTTTTTTTTTTTTAAATCAGATAATCATGCTCTAATAGGACTAGGAAATAAACAGTACTTAACACACGTGACGTGATATTCATGCAGCCTGGCAGATGTTATTAATATTGGAATGAAAAATTTAACATTAGACGAGAGTCCAAACTGCAACTCAAAATCCAAAGCAAAATCGATGTGTAAATATGCACAATTTACAACATTGTATTGTGGAATTTTTCTTTTTCTGAATAGTAAGTAACTAATTATTATAGACACGAACATAGTTCAAAAGTACAAAACCATTGTAGGTAAACCAAATTCCCAAATTTGGTTGGTTCAAAAGTAAACCGAATCTCCCAAATTCTATTATTAGGGTAAAGACAGATCAAAACAAAAGACTCGGGGATAAAAGTGAAGAGAATCGATAGTAAAGGGGGCGCTAAGGAAAAATAAAAGTTGCAAGGCACATCAAAAGTTTTATAGCTCTCGCTGTATCTTTTGGTGGCTTCCTTAGACTTCTCCGTCGCTAGACCCTTGCCGAGGTATCTCTCTCAGGTAAGATCTGTTTCTGGCTCATCCTGTTCGTTTCACTAATTCCTTCCTCATCAATATATATCGTTTTGATTTCGTTTACAGCTTTTGTTTTGTTTGTTACGATAACGCCAATTTTTGTGTGTTTCGTTCCGATGTACTTTTCCGGCGATAGTGTCCGAACGGACTCTATATTCTAATTAATATTCTCTATTTAGTTTCTAGAGGTGTTAATAGATAGATAGTTGGAAACAAAGGGATAAAATTTATGTCTTTTTAAATGTTTTTGTGTCAATTTTGAAGTTCTAAAAAGTTTATTATCTCTTTTGATGTTTGGTTTGAACAATGTGGTATTTATTTTCTGATGGAATCAATGTGGTGTGTAAAACTAATTGATGTGTTCCTTTCCCTGCAGAGTTTTTTTTTCTCCCCCAAGTTCTTCTTCTCAGCATTGCTTGTCGTCCAACAATGAGTCTCTCTGGTGCTGCTGCAGTTGGTTCAAGTTAGTGTCTTCCTCTTTTGTCCTGGGTTTTGATTTGGTCTTGAATGAGTTCAAACGGATTATAATAGAGGAAAATAAACTCTCTGTTGCAACGTTATTTGCAGGCAGAAACTTGAGAAGAGCGGTGGAGTTTGGGAAAACTCATGTGGTTAGGCCCAAAGGGAAACACCAAGCTACTATTGTCTGGCTACATGGCCTTGGCGACAATGGCTCCAGGTACTTGTTTTTGAATGGTGGATACATCCTATACTCTAAATGTCTTTCAATAATGACTATAACTTATGCTAATAGTGTTTAAGTTTACGCCTTTTCCTTGTACCTTAGTTTTCTTTCAAGAGTTTTGGTGTTTTTTTATGCAATGTCGCTTCACAATCAGCTGAGACAAATTAATCTAAATTGACCATAGAACATTTTTTTTTGCCTTTATTAAGCCATATTTTCTCCTGGAGACGGGATACTAGCATTAATGAAAGACATGATTCATCTTTTTGATTAATACACGGTCAGTTTCAAAAGTTGGCAGTCATGACATTAAATCTCTTTTTAATTTTTGTCCTTACTGCAGCTGGTCCCAGATTTTGGAGACCCTTCCCCTTCCAAATGTGAGTTATAGGCTTCAAGTGATCTCCAGCAGTTGCCTTAATTATGTTAAGCGTGCTCAGTTACTTTACCTTTTGGTCAGTATTAACCCATCTGTGTATATGTGATGTAGATCAAATGGATCTGCCCTACAGCTCCTTCTCAACCAATAAGTTTGTTTGGTGGTTTTCCCTCCACAGCTTGTAAGTTATTTGCTACATAGCATTCGTTATACTGGTTAGTGGAAACTATTACTAATCAAAACAAAAAGGGAAGTTAAATAGAGTTGCAATTTTAATCATGTTCTTGCGAATGAATGTGCCGACCAAACCCCAATTTTCGTTTGAAAAATTCGTAATTGATGAACGAAAGTTAGTCTATAAGGCTCTAAGCAAAGTAGTCAACCAAGTAGTTAGCTTGTAGTCGAGAGTATTATTAGCCAACATATCGTTGGTTTGGCTCCACATCACTAGACCAAAGAGTGCTTCCATTTTTTCTTTCTTAATAATAGGAATCTCTATGCAGAAGTTAGAGGCTGTTATTGGTTTATGTATTTTAATGGATTTCAAAATCCAAACCAAATTATATGTTATTGGTTCTATCATTTTAAAACACATATCCAAATCTAGTGTTATTGGTTCTATAATTTTAAAACTTATATTCAAATCTGTTGTTATTGGTTCTATGATTTTAGAACTGATTTTAAAATCAAGTGTTATTCAATACCATAGATTTATTTAAGGATTTGATTTGAAACTGAATTTGAATGGATTTATAAATGTTTTAAAGGTCAAAATACAAAGAAACAAATATTACGTTCAACCCTGTTATTTTGATTGGATTTGTAACATTTCCTTTTCAGTTTTTACGTACATGATAAGCTTTTGTCGATATCTCATATCTTGTCTATTGGTCAATATGTCATATTTTGTTCCTCATTTATTTCTCTTTGGGTCACAAATATATCCTCATCTTTTTTTTAACTTATCAACAGCGAGTGAATTTTTTTTTCAATCACAGACTTGGTTATTACCTTTCCCTCGTGAACTCGTAAGTCATTATTTAGGTCTAGTTACAAATCCATTTGATTGATTTATAACAATTCACCTATTTTGATTTTGAAGTTCTTATAATTTTTCTTTAAATCCATTTGTTTGATTTAAAAATCATGGATTTATCACAGATTTATAAATCCAAAAATATTTAAAAATCCATTAAAATATAAGAACCAATAACCCCCACTTAATCATCAGACTCGTGCACGAATAATAATTCTGAACAGTGAGTATTTTGTGTGAGAAAAAAGTTTGATGAGTTGGTATACTGTAATTTATGCAGGGTTTGATGTTGTGGACCTCACTGAAAATGGGCCTGATGATGTAGAAGGACTGGATGTGGCTGCCGCACATGTTGCAAATCTGTTGGCAAATGAGCCTGCTGACAGTAAGTTTTCCTTCCAAAAACTTGCCTCTTCATTCCCCTCGATCCTGTTTCGGTTTCATATCGAATCCATTTCTAAAAAACTGTGTTATCTTTCATTGCTTACAGTTAAGTTAGGTGTTGGAGGGTTCAGCATGGGGGCAGGGACGTCTCTGTATTCTGCGACTTGTTTTGCCCTTGGCAAATATGGAAATGGCAATCCTTACCCTATCAATTTAAGCGCAGTCATTGGCTTAAGCGGGTGGCTTCCTTGTGCTAAGTAAGTCTCC
The DNA window shown above is from Brassica oleracea var. oleracea cultivar TO1000 chromosome C3, BOL, whole genome shotgun sequence and carries:
- the LOC106331538 gene encoding acyl-protein thioesterase 2, producing MSLSGAAAVGSSRNLRRAVEFGKTHVVRPKGKHQATIVWLHGLGDNGSSWSQILETLPLPNIKWICPTAPSQPISLFGGFPSTAWFDVVDLTENGPDDVEGLDVAAAHVANLLANEPADIKLGVGGFSMGAGTSLYSATCFALGKYGNGNPYPINLSAVIGLSGWLPCAKTLTGKLEEEQIKNRAASLPILVCHGKGDDVVPFKFGEKSSQALLSHGFKKTTFKAYGALGHYTIPQETEDVCAWLTSTLGLEG
- the LOC106332292 gene encoding probable receptor-like protein kinase At5g20050; this encodes MEDKKANIIATLTVLSLLLVIIAARVYLKLSKPFYLLAGVDISLILAVFCFLVIRSRYNRERKNLESRYISEGRELRIEYSFLRKVAGVPTKFKLEDLEEATDGFRVQIGKGGSGSVFKGVLKDESQVAVKRIEGEEKGEREFRSEVAAIASVQHKNLVRLYGYSSANRYRFLVYEYIPNSSLDVWIFPGKRRLGVGGGCCLTWDQRYQVAIDVAKALSYLHNDCRSKILHLDVKPENILLDEDYRAVVTDFGLSKLVARDESRVVTEIRGTCGYLAPEWLLEHGISEKSDVYSYGIVLLEMIGGRRSITRVENKRTKKKKLEYFPRIVNQKMRERRVMEIVDQRLMEAKEVDDEGQVMKLVCVALWCIQEKAKNRPDMATVIEMLEGRVTVNEPPDSKLVVVDLLAAAGGDDDDVDDVTTGVRRVVEMPKLHIQRGRHFRFPSVCSSIISPVSPR